Proteins from a single region of Lysinibacillus sp. JNUCC-52:
- a CDS encoding D-alanyl-D-alanine carboxypeptidase family protein, with amino-acid sequence MKVKKSMNTVLRLLLIPVLLFSLFAGMPAKANAETDLGLTVDAAILIDADSGKILYEQNADTSLGIASMTKMMTEYLLLDAIDAGTVKWDQEYHVTDYTYRMSQNRALSNVPLRRDGSYTIRELYEAMAIYSANAATVAIAETIAGTETEFLKLMNKKAEELGLEGYKFVNATGLNNADLFGMHPAGTGPEDENVMPAKSVAKLAYHLLKDHPKVLETSKITKKTFRAGTDDAIEMSNWNFMLPGLVFQYEGVDGLKTGTTNFAGHCFTGTAERNGTRLIAVVMKAVDANGQGSYKARFDATAKLFNYGFSQFTKHEVIPANYTFKDQKTVKVTKGKEDKVAIAVKEPISFMVKSSEKDLYQPKLILDKKSLEAKVKKDTVVGKVVIERTEGTDYGFIDGKEFASDVVTTASVERASGFALFFQGIGNFFGNLWGGITDFVGGLF; translated from the coding sequence ATGAAGGTGAAAAAATCAATGAACACCGTATTACGTTTGCTCCTAATTCCTGTTTTATTATTTAGTCTATTCGCGGGTATGCCTGCGAAAGCAAATGCAGAAACAGATTTAGGGCTTACAGTAGATGCTGCGATTCTAATCGACGCAGATTCAGGAAAAATTTTATATGAACAAAATGCAGATACTTCACTAGGTATCGCTAGTATGACGAAGATGATGACAGAGTACCTACTACTGGACGCAATCGATGCAGGTACGGTGAAATGGGATCAGGAATATCATGTTACAGATTATACGTATCGTATGTCTCAAAATCGTGCTTTAAGTAATGTACCATTACGAAGAGACGGATCATATACAATTCGTGAACTTTATGAGGCGATGGCTATCTATTCTGCTAATGCAGCGACAGTAGCTATTGCAGAAACAATTGCTGGTACTGAAACTGAGTTCTTAAAGCTTATGAACAAAAAGGCAGAAGAGCTTGGACTTGAAGGCTATAAGTTCGTTAATGCTACTGGTCTTAACAATGCAGATTTATTTGGTATGCACCCTGCAGGGACAGGTCCAGAAGATGAGAATGTAATGCCAGCTAAGTCTGTAGCAAAATTAGCGTATCATTTATTAAAAGATCATCCAAAAGTTTTAGAAACATCGAAGATTACAAAAAAGACATTCCGTGCAGGGACAGATGATGCAATTGAAATGTCAAACTGGAACTTTATGTTACCAGGACTAGTATTCCAATATGAAGGCGTAGACGGCCTAAAAACAGGTACTACAAACTTTGCAGGGCATTGCTTCACAGGTACTGCAGAACGCAATGGCACACGTTTAATCGCAGTTGTAATGAAAGCTGTAGATGCCAATGGACAAGGCTCGTATAAAGCACGTTTTGATGCTACAGCAAAATTATTTAACTACGGCTTTTCACAATTTACAAAGCATGAAGTAATCCCAGCGAACTATACGTTTAAAGATCAAAAGACAGTAAAAGTTACAAAAGGGAAAGAAGATAAAGTAGCGATCGCTGTGAAAGAACCAATTTCATTTATGGTGAAGTCTTCTGAAAAAGATTTATATCAACCTAAATTAATATTAGATAAAAAAAGCCTTGAAGCTAAAGTTAAGAAAGATACGGTTGTAGGGAAAGTCGTGATTGAGCGCACAGAAGGCACAGACTACGGCTTTATCGATGGCAAGGAATTTGCATCTGACGTTGTGACAACAGCATCTGTTGAACGCGCAAGTGGCTTTGCTCTATTCTTCCAAGGTATCGGTAACTTCTTCGGCAACTTATGGGGCGGTATTACTGACTTTGTTGGTGGCTTATTTTAA
- the asnB gene encoding asparagine synthase (glutamine-hydrolyzing), with protein MCGITGWSSFKKDLRSSDKIIKSMAQALSKRGPDDENTWCNEHIAFGHRRLAVIDLVGGKQPMMKKHDGVNYAITYNGELYNTEELRKELQTRGHVFTTQSDTEVLITAYIEWKEQCVNYLNGIFAFGVWEEQTESLFLCRDRLGVKPLFYTEQQEGLLFASEVKALFAHPAVHPLVNTEGLATIMAVGPSKTPGKSLFHNINELRPGYAMRYSRDGIRIWQYWQLQSKKHEESLEETIDHVRYLLTDAIERQLVSDVPICTFLSGGLDSSIITGIAANSFQQQNKGKLHTYSIDYEDNERFFNPHAFQTSTDTYWIKKMNDSFNTTHHAEQISQQQLIDLLIEAVIVRDSPGMADVDSSLLWFCREIKKDFTVALSGECADEIFGGYPWFKEKTTGFPWIRSLPERTAMLREEWHNKLDVEHYAQQVYDQTIGEVPYLEGESSEAAQHRKMFYLNMVWFMQTLLERKDRMSMGASLEVRVPFADHRLVEYAWNIPWEMKNLDGMEKGLLRKAMSHLLPEEVLYRKKNPYPKTYHPVYTAGVQKWLKDILKDKNSVLHEFFDREKLVTLIESGGSSFKVPWYGQLMAGPQLLAYLGQIHTWFTHYNIQLKENG; from the coding sequence ATGTGTGGTATTACAGGGTGGTCTAGCTTTAAAAAGGATTTACGTTCAAGTGATAAAATCATAAAGTCTATGGCGCAAGCTTTAAGTAAACGAGGCCCTGATGATGAAAATACTTGGTGTAACGAACATATCGCATTTGGCCATCGACGGTTAGCGGTTATTGATTTAGTAGGTGGCAAGCAACCGATGATGAAAAAACATGATGGCGTAAACTATGCCATTACATACAATGGCGAGCTGTATAATACAGAAGAATTACGTAAAGAGCTGCAAACAAGAGGGCATGTTTTTACAACACAGTCAGATACGGAAGTATTAATAACTGCTTATATCGAGTGGAAAGAACAATGTGTGAACTATTTAAACGGCATATTCGCCTTTGGTGTGTGGGAGGAACAAACAGAATCGCTTTTCCTGTGCCGTGACCGTCTTGGAGTAAAGCCTCTATTTTATACGGAGCAGCAAGAGGGGTTACTTTTTGCATCAGAGGTCAAGGCGCTGTTTGCTCATCCAGCAGTACATCCACTCGTTAATACAGAAGGGCTTGCTACAATAATGGCTGTAGGACCATCTAAAACACCTGGTAAGTCGCTATTTCATAATATTAATGAATTACGGCCAGGATACGCAATGAGGTATTCGAGAGATGGCATACGTATATGGCAATATTGGCAGCTTCAAAGCAAAAAACATGAAGAGTCATTGGAAGAGACAATTGATCATGTACGCTATTTACTGACAGATGCTATCGAACGACAACTTGTATCAGATGTACCGATTTGCACATTTCTGTCTGGAGGTTTAGATTCTAGTATTATTACAGGTATTGCGGCAAATAGCTTCCAGCAACAAAATAAAGGTAAGCTTCATACGTACTCAATCGATTATGAGGATAACGAACGTTTCTTTAACCCTCACGCTTTTCAAACTTCAACTGACACGTATTGGATTAAAAAAATGAACGACTCCTTTAATACAACACATCATGCTGAACAAATTTCACAACAACAATTAATTGATTTGTTAATAGAAGCTGTCATTGTCAGAGATAGTCCTGGAATGGCGGACGTTGACTCCTCATTATTATGGTTTTGCAGAGAAATAAAAAAAGATTTTACGGTCGCTTTATCTGGGGAATGTGCAGATGAAATATTCGGTGGCTATCCATGGTTCAAAGAAAAAACTACAGGCTTTCCATGGATTCGATCACTTCCCGAAAGAACAGCTATGTTGCGAGAGGAATGGCACAACAAGCTAGACGTAGAACATTATGCACAGCAAGTATATGATCAAACGATTGGCGAAGTTCCTTATCTAGAGGGGGAAAGCTCAGAGGCAGCACAGCATCGTAAAATGTTTTATTTAAACATGGTGTGGTTTATGCAAACATTGCTAGAAAGAAAAGATCGGATGAGTATGGGTGCAAGTCTAGAGGTGCGCGTCCCATTTGCAGATCATCGGCTTGTAGAATATGCGTGGAATATTCCTTGGGAAATGAAAAATTTAGACGGTATGGAGAAAGGCTTACTTCGAAAGGCGATGTCGCATTTATTGCCAGAGGAAGTGTTATACCGCAAAAAGAATCCATATCCGAAAACGTATCATCCTGTTTATACAGCAGGTGTTCAAAAATGGTTAAAAGACATATTAAAAGATAAAAATTCAGTTCTTCATGAATTTTTCGACAGAGAAAAACTAGTGACGTTAATTGAGTCTGGAGGAAGTTCATTTAAAGTGCCTTGGTATGGACAATTAATGGCTGGTCCGCAACTGTTAGCTTATTTAGGGCAAATTCATACATGGTTTACGCATTATAATATTCAACTTAAAGAAAATGGATAA
- the guaB gene encoding IMP dehydrogenase, whose product MWESKFAKEGLTFDDVLLVPAHSEVLPKDVDLSVQLTPKIKLNIPMVSAGMDTVTESKMAIAMARQGGIGIIHKNMGIDEQAEQVEKVKRSENGVITNPFFLTPTHQVFDAEHLMGKYRISGVPIVDSMENQKLVGIITNRDLRFISDYSLKIEDVMTKEDLITAPVGTTLEDAEKILQQYKIEKLPIVDEDGKLTGLITIKDIEKVIEFPKAAKDVHGRLLVGAAVGVSKDTMVRIEKLVEAQVDIVVIDTAHGHSEGVLQTIRSIRETYPELEIIAGNVATGDGARALFEAGADVVKVGIGPGSICTTRVVAGVGVPQITAIYDCATVARELGKTIIADGGIKYSGDIVKALAAGGNIVMLGSLLAGTSESPGDTEIFQGRRFKVYRGMGSIGAMEKGSKDRYFQEDAKKLVPEGIEGRLPYKGPLADTVYQLIGGIRAGMGYCGAPNLEYLRDKAQFVRMTGAGLRESHPHDVQITKESPNYSM is encoded by the coding sequence ATGTGGGAATCTAAATTTGCCAAAGAAGGTTTAACTTTTGATGATGTATTATTAGTACCAGCTCATTCAGAAGTATTACCGAAAGATGTTGATTTATCAGTTCAACTAACACCAAAGATTAAATTAAATATTCCGATGGTCAGTGCAGGCATGGATACAGTAACAGAATCTAAGATGGCAATTGCTATGGCACGTCAAGGTGGTATCGGTATTATCCATAAAAATATGGGAATCGATGAGCAAGCAGAACAAGTTGAAAAAGTAAAACGATCTGAAAATGGCGTTATTACAAACCCATTCTTCTTAACTCCAACCCACCAAGTTTTTGATGCTGAACATTTAATGGGGAAATACCGAATTTCAGGTGTACCGATTGTTGATAGTATGGAAAACCAAAAACTAGTAGGTATTATAACAAACCGCGATTTACGATTTATTTCTGACTACTCTTTAAAAATTGAAGATGTAATGACAAAAGAAGATTTGATTACAGCGCCTGTTGGAACGACTTTAGAGGATGCTGAAAAAATTCTTCAACAATATAAAATTGAAAAACTTCCTATTGTAGATGAAGATGGTAAATTAACTGGCTTAATTACAATTAAGGATATTGAAAAGGTAATTGAATTCCCGAAAGCTGCGAAAGATGTACATGGTCGTTTATTAGTAGGTGCAGCAGTAGGTGTTTCTAAAGATACAATGGTTCGCATTGAGAAGCTGGTGGAAGCACAAGTAGATATCGTAGTAATCGATACAGCACATGGCCACTCAGAGGGCGTACTACAAACAATTCGTTCTATCCGTGAAACATACCCTGAACTAGAAATCATTGCTGGTAACGTAGCAACTGGAGACGGCGCTCGTGCACTATTTGAGGCTGGTGCAGATGTAGTGAAAGTTGGTATTGGACCAGGATCAATTTGTACAACTCGTGTTGTTGCAGGTGTAGGTGTACCTCAAATTACAGCTATTTATGATTGCGCTACAGTAGCTCGTGAGCTTGGTAAAACAATTATTGCTGATGGTGGTATTAAATACTCTGGAGATATCGTAAAAGCCCTTGCAGCAGGTGGTAACATCGTAATGCTTGGTTCACTTCTTGCAGGTACATCTGAATCTCCTGGGGATACTGAAATTTTCCAAGGTCGTCGCTTTAAAGTTTATCGCGGTATGGGTTCAATTGGTGCAATGGAAAAAGGTTCAAAAGATCGTTATTTCCAAGAAGATGCGAAAAAATTAGTGCCTGAAGGTATTGAAGGTCGACTTCCTTATAAAGGACCTCTAGCAGATACAGTTTACCAATTGATCGGTGGTATTCGAGCAGGTATGGGTTATTGTGGAGCTCCTAACCTGGAGTACTTACGTGACAAAGCTCAGTTTGTTCGTATGACAGGTGCAGGTCTTCGTGAGTCACATCCTCATGATGTTCAAATTACTAAAGAATCACCAAACTATTCAATGTAA
- a CDS encoding patatin-like phospholipase family protein has product MWIDGVFSGGGLKGFALVGAYQVLEAENFHFKRVAGTSAGAILAAFIAAGYKGKEIECMLEELDVPSLLDPRKTFLPLPFMKWINVYNHLGLYKGKALEKWFFQKLADKGVYTFADLPEGSLKLVASDLSNGRIIVLPDDLHKYQIDANNFSVACALRMSCGIPFFFEPVTLKTGKGESVIVDGGVLSNFPLWIFDDKEGRKKRPVLGLKLSRSSEEQCPQSIKNGLNLFEALFATMKGAHDERYISRRHERDIVFIPVDDYSATQFDLNEETKETLLEIGRNRTIQFLKHWPKYRI; this is encoded by the coding sequence TTGTGGATTGATGGTGTTTTTTCTGGTGGGGGATTGAAGGGCTTTGCCTTAGTAGGAGCTTATCAAGTATTAGAAGCTGAAAATTTCCACTTTAAACGAGTTGCAGGTACTAGTGCTGGTGCAATTTTAGCTGCTTTTATAGCTGCTGGTTATAAGGGGAAAGAAATTGAATGTATGCTTGAAGAGTTGGATGTACCTTCATTACTAGATCCACGGAAAACATTTTTACCATTGCCTTTTATGAAATGGATTAATGTTTATAACCATTTAGGATTGTATAAAGGAAAAGCATTAGAAAAATGGTTCTTTCAAAAATTAGCGGATAAGGGGGTTTACACTTTTGCAGATCTACCCGAAGGATCATTGAAGTTAGTAGCTTCAGATTTATCAAATGGTAGAATTATTGTTTTACCAGATGATCTACACAAGTATCAAATTGATGCTAATAATTTTTCCGTTGCATGTGCATTGCGTATGAGCTGTGGGATTCCATTTTTCTTTGAACCAGTTACATTAAAAACAGGAAAAGGTGAATCGGTCATTGTTGATGGCGGTGTATTAAGTAATTTTCCTCTCTGGATATTTGATGATAAAGAAGGGAGAAAAAAGCGACCAGTCCTCGGTCTAAAATTAAGTAGAAGTAGTGAAGAACAATGTCCTCAATCAATAAAGAATGGTCTAAATTTATTTGAAGCATTATTTGCAACTATGAAAGGGGCACATGATGAAAGATATATTTCAAGAAGGCATGAAAGAGATATTGTTTTTATTCCAGTAGATGATTACAGTGCTACACAATTTGATTTAAATGAAGAGACAAAGGAAACATTACTAGAGATAGGAAGGAATCGAACTATTCAATTTTTAAAGCACTGGCCAAAGTATAGAATATAA